The Chitinophaga pinensis DSM 2588 region GGTGCGTCAACACTCTTGCTTTTTTTATTGTACCCTTTTAGTTCATTGGTCTGTGGTTTTAGGTTGTATAATCAGGTGTTGTTTATTCACGACAGTGTAGCTAAAGCCTGTTTTGGCCGATAAGGTTCTCAGTATTTCATCAAGGGAAGCATGTTCCAGGTCTACGGTGTAGACAGAGGTGTCATTCTCCGGATTATTCAGCTGTACGAAGAGGTTGAACCGGTCTCCGAGTGCCTGTCCGATTTCCTGCAAGGTGAGCGACCTGGTAACGTGTGCTGTCTTGCGCGTCGGTATGGTGGCTAATGTTCTCGTTTCTATTTTATAATTCGCCGTGTTTTTGTTCATGGTCAGACACTGGTCACTGGTCATTTCTGCTGCCAGTACTTTTGTACCGGATGCGTCATCCCGTTCCACACGGATCTTACCACTCATGACTTCTACTTTAAAGTCCGGCTGATTGCTATAGGCACTTATATTAAAAGAGGTACCCAGTACCTTGATGCGGAGTCCTTTGGCGTGTACAGTGAAGGGGAGAAGGGCGTGTTTGCGCACATCGAAGAAGGCTTCTCCTTCTTCCAGTTTTACATTACGTTCGTCTCCGGTGGTAAATGCACTTAAATAGGTGATGCGGGAGTTTGCTTTCAGGGTGACGGTGCTACTGTCCGGCAATACAATCGTACTGCTTTCTCCTGCACGTGTGCTGACACTTACCCAGCTGATATCCTCCTGTGCGGCTGGTTTTTTGAAATAGTGGACGATGAATACCGTATTGACGATAACAGCTACAACAGCAGCCGCGATCTTCAGCACCAGAAATGTTCGTTGCCGTTTACGGGAGATCGTTGATGTGATGCGGTCATAGATCTCATTACCGATCTGTTGTTGCCGTTCGCTACTGCCGAATGCATCAAAAGGCTGTGCATCATTGGTACTGTCATACCAGGCATTTGCCTGTTGATCCTGATTGTCTGAAGAATTATTTATGTC contains the following coding sequences:
- a CDS encoding FecR family protein, which produces MGDINNSSDNQDQQANAWYDSTNDAQPFDAFGSSERQQQIGNEIYDRITSTISRKRQRTFLVLKIAAAVVAVIVNTVFIVHYFKKPAAQEDISWVSVSTRAGESSTIVLPDSSTVTLKANSRITYLSAFTTGDERNVKLEEGEAFFDVRKHALLPFTVHAKGLRIKVLGTSFNISAYSNQPDFKVEVMSGKIRVERDDASGTKVLAAEMTSDQCLTMNKNTANYKIETRTLATIPTRKTAHVTRSLTLQEIGQALGDRFNLFVQLNNPENDTSVYTVDLEHASLDEILRTLSAKTGFSYTVVNKQHLIIQPKTTDQ